A window of the Equus asinus isolate D_3611 breed Donkey chromosome 20, EquAss-T2T_v2, whole genome shotgun sequence genome harbors these coding sequences:
- the LOC106830382 gene encoding olfactory receptor 51I1-like translates to MFNSSQFTPKYFLLTGLPGLEDLYSWFIFPFCFTDLVALVGNSLILTVIKKNTSLHQPMYLFLAMLAFAELGVSASTLPTVLGIFLFGANEICFEACLLQMFSIHSFSILESGVLLAMSVDSFVAIYNPLRYTTILTLSRIAGTGAVLGLKSMMLMFPLPFLLKRLPFCGHNILSHSYCLHSDLIQLPCGDTHPNSILGLCIVTSTFGLDSLLIIISYVLILYTVLGITSGEGRWKALSTCVSHICAVLVYYVPMISVALLHRFRKHAAPALRLLLANVYLLVPPVLNPIITALRPSRFARG, encoded by the coding sequence ATGTTCAACAGCAGCCAATTCAccccaaaatattttctactgaCTGGTCTCCCTGGTCTAGAGGACTTGTACTCTTGGTTTATCTTCCCATTCTGCTTCACAGATCTTGTGGCCCTTGTGGGCAATAGTCTGATCCTCACAGTGATCAAGAAAAACACCTCTCTGCACCAGCCGATGTACCTATTCCTAGCTATGCTAGCCTTTGCAGAGCTTGGTGTCTCTGCTTCTACACTGCCCACTGTGCTGGGCATCTTCCTTTTCGGTGCCAATGAGATCTGCTTTGAAGCTTGCCTTTTGCAAATGTTCTCCATACATTCATTTTCCATCCTTGAGTCAGGAGTTCTGCTGGCCATGTCTGTGGACAGCTTTGTGGCCATCTACAATCCACTGCGGTATACCACCATCCTGACCCTTTCTCGTATTGCTGGCACTGGTGCTGTACTTGGACTGAAGAGTATGATGCTCATGTTTCCACTGCCCTTTCTCCTGAAGCGTCTTCCCTTCTGTGGCCACAACATCCTCTCCCACTCCTATTGTCTTCACTCAGATCTAATCCAGCTGCCCTGTGGGGACACTCATCCCAACAGCATTCTGGGGCTCTGCATTGTTACTTCCACTTTTGGGCTGGACTCGCTGCTCATCATCATCTCGTACGTGCTGATCCTCTACACAGTGCTGGGCATTACCTCTGGGGAGGGACGGTGGAAGGCCCTCAGTACATGTGTATCACATATCTGTGCAGTGCTTGTGTACTATGTGCCCATGATTAGTGTCGCTCTGTTGCACCGCTTCAGGAAGCATGCTGCACCTGCTCTCCGACTACTCCTGGCCAATGTCTATCTTCTGGTGCCTCCTGTACTCAATCCCATCATTACAGCATTAAGACCAAGCAGATTCGCCAGGGGCTAA